From the Glycine max cultivar Williams 82 chromosome 11, Glycine_max_v4.0, whole genome shotgun sequence genome, the window ATTGCAGGTTGGGGTATTTGGTGCAAGCAACACAACATACCATCCTATTCTCAAGATCAAAAGGTTAACTATGTATATATGGTTTCATCATGTTCTACTTTTGCTCAATATTGTTATTCCCCAAGTTTATATTGTCAAAATATTATGAAacatgataatttatttaattaattacagaaAAGCCAATATTTGGTTGATCAGGAGGACTTATTGCCAACATTTTCTTCAACTTCCCAAATCCTTCATGGTATGCCCTGGTATCATTTTCAATCTTGCTTTATTTGGGAAATAACttcattgataataataatgtttgtgGACTTATGTTTATTATTCTAGTTCAGTTTATCTCTACCCATTTGCTTTATTCACAAGACTATTGTTTGGGTAGAGATTCTATGTATGTACATAAAAGGAGTTTAGAATTTGCAATAAATGACCAGcctaacatcaattttttggtAGCAGTGATAATAATCAAAACATACCCACCACTAACACTGCAAATTATTTCTTTACAGACCATAAAAACTTCAGCACTGCCACTAGGGACCTATCATCATCACAAAATGATACACATGCAGCTGCAATCAAGCATGATTCTTCTCAGAGGAGCTATGCATCTACAGAGTCCGATGAAAGTAATGCTTCAGTTTCAAGTACCATATTCTTTTATGAGTTTTAATTTCTATGCACTCAGTGTAAACGATTTTACATTGTTAACCAATCAtgataaataaaacttttaaaataattatcataaaaataaataaatttatcataaaatttataattagatgccAATATGAAAATTCTTTACATGGTGAGTGCATAAACTATTTACTCTTCTTTTATTCTAACACAAAAAATGATTTACTTGATTTAGCACTCCATGCATCTTATTATTCCACAACttctttatctttctttctttcttttgtttacaAATTAATGGCTCACTCAAGTGCCCTTTTGTGCCTTTTTTCTTATTCAGGGGGTCATTGGAAGAGAATAGCTTATCCATTTGAGTTGGTGAAGCCTGGAGGAGTTGAAGGGGAAACAACCCTCAAAGATATAAATCACCAGATGCTGATGAGTCCATCAAAGCCAATTCCACACCCTGTGGGAGATTCTCTCACTCATTCATGCATTTCAAATCGTGCTTTTGGAATTTCAGGTAAAGCAGTGGCAGCTCTTACTAGGATTCACACTCAGGGTAGAGGCTCCATCACCATTATAAGGACCAAGGGTTGAAGTGAAGTGAAGTGAAAGCTCACTATTGTATAATAGTATCTCTCTTTGGATTTTGTGTTATACTCCTCCTAGTGATGGCTTGATATAGTTTATACCatagtatgaaaaaaaaaatgtactcaaaaacaaaaaaaaagggtgtTTACCGAGGCATGAtgctaatttgaaattttgaagggTGATTTATGTAGATGATAGAATGGTAGGGGATTATTAGGTTTTTGTAACAAAATAGAATAGGGCATTTTATATCATTGGctatatatttattagatttcTAAACTTAATTCAAGTATCAACAAGCCAAGGGACTAGGTGACGGATTAGTAGGTCATTAGTCCAATCGTGCATATGCAGTGActaataatcaataataaatatacaaaataataagCCAAATTTGAATTATTCCATAAAATAATTGACTAGCCAGTTGGACTGAAAGGTTTGATATGGTTTCGAGAATTCTGCTAcgattaacataatttaaatatgaaaaatttaaaataccctttttagaATGTtttatatggaccaaccaataTATATGTCTGGATTACGAATGATAATCATGctaaaaattgtttgttttttttaaaagaaaaaattgtttatgtTAACCATCTCGTCTTGTGTAGACATATGAATACCCACAATTAAAGATTTGCATTTATGTTCTTGTATTGTATTTATtcgagaaaaagtaaaaaataaaaaaagcaaagCACTAAAGGTGTTGTATTGCAGGAGTTGTTCACTAAATGTCGAGGACTATATAGTCTATAGTAATCACCTAGATCTTTCTCTGTCTTTTGTTGTAATTTACCATCCCTATGTCAGAAACCTGCTAAATTTATAAATCAAAGTGATAACAAATCATAACTCTTCCCTCTTAAAGCAGAAAACATCATCAAACAAAATATCAGTATGCGGAAAGCAAAAATTGGACAATCACAACGATCAATATTTCATGAAGGAATAAACTGACAATATTTTTCGGGTTAATATTTAATAAGCAAGGGTTGGCTTAGATAAGGAACATGttatttaataagtaaaaaaacGATGGGTTAATAGATGAACAACAAAAACAATTCAATGAAAAACCTGCCTACCTTTGATCAGAgcaaaacaccaccaccaaaaATAACGCTTCGCTAATGTTGATACTTATGGTAGAAATGGATGTTCAAAGAAGGACATAGCCAAGCAATGAAACAATTATCAGAAATTGTACTTTATATTatgtgtttattattattttttactcaaTTTTTAGGATTGTATTAagtactagtattttaggacTAAATGAAAGAAGACATTATTTTACGTCTGAAGCATTGAAAATGCCCTTTGATGTACATTCATTAATACAAAGCTGTATTTACAAATATGTAAGGGAAGTTAGTTTAAGTTGGGTAACTCTGTTGCAAAGGACTAACAAACTACCAGTAGTCCATACAAGAACATGAACCATGTTCAAAATGGTGAAAACGCTTCCTGTCTCTAATAACTATCTTACGCTCGTACATTTTTGAGATTAATTTCATTGAGGAATGGCAATCTTCACAAATTCGCAAATTCTTGACAATGCAAAGTGGTGTCTTTGGAGGTGTACTAATTAAGCCAAAAGCAACAGCAATCTTCTCACTGTGGTAGTGCAGCACACTTTCTTTATGTTTCTCATCCATCTTGAGCAACACTTGCGTGGTGTCTGGCATGTGACCTTCCAAGCTCAACTTGTTTGAAATTTCCTCCAACATTGAGTGTATGTCTTTGGCTCTAGAATGGGAATCATCTTCAACAAGGAACTCATGAATAACACCATCGATTTCAATCCAACTACATCCAGGGTCTTTCCTTATGTCCATATCTTTCATCATTAACCTCACCGCCGCAACTCCATCCCAATTCCCTGATGAGGCATACATGTTGGAGAGAGCCACATATGCCCCACTATCATGAGGAGCCATTTGCATTAAAACCTCTGCAGCACGCATaccaattttgatatttttatgcaTCTTAGAAGCACCAAGCAAGGCCTTCCATATGACATCATCCGGTTTCATTGGCATGTTCAATATAAGCTCTTCTGCTTCTTCAAGATAACCAGCACGACCCAGGAGGTCAACCATGCATCCATAGTGTTCTATTTTAGGCTTTAATCCAACGCTATTAACCATGTCATTAAAAAATGATCTTCCCTCGTCCACTAAACCTGCATGGCTACAAGCACTCAAGATGGCTATGTAAGTAACATCACTAGGGGATATTCCACATTTTTCCATCCTCGacaaataattaaagatatCATTGGCTTTACCATGCATGGCAAGACCACCAATAACAGCATTCCATGTTATAACATTATTTTGAGGCAGCCTCTCAAAGACCTGAATTGCCTTCTCTATGCTCCCACACTTGGCATACATATCAACCAGAGCCGAGCCAAGCACATCATCAATCCGAATCTTATTCTTCTCCGCGTACAAATGCACCCATTTCCCCAACTCCAGCACTCCAAGACGCGAAATCGCAGGCAGCACACTGACCAAAGTCACCCGGTTCGGCAACACGTCTCCCATCTGCATCATCCTATGAAAAATCTCAATGGCCTCCTTATAAAACCCATTTTGAGCATACCCAGAAATCATCACATTCCAAGAAACCACACTCCTTTGAGCCATCCTGTCAAACAACTCCCTAGCAGCCTTAAGGTTCCCAACTCTTGCATACCCATCAACCATCACATTGCATAAAACCACATTAAACTCTCTCCCCCTCTCATCTCTCACCAAGTTCCTCACATCATCAACACCCTCAACATTCCGATAAAACAAAACATTAGCATCCTCCATACTCCCACACATCACATACATTCTTAGCAAATTAGTGACAACAAACTCATCATCCACCAATCCAAACTTAAGAAGCAACCCATGAACCTGCTTTCCTTCTGCCAACCTGGCCATGACCGCACAGGCCTTCAACACTGACGGGAAAGTGAACTGGTTAGGCTCCACCGTTGCCTCAGACAGCATTT encodes:
- the LOC100797065 gene encoding uncharacterized protein, which gives rise to MNVLLTRGPQSLVLPPSIVCVLILVAFASMELDIGVTHSDLTLAESWFASDTSTGYLEDAIAGWGIWCKQHNIPSYSQDQKKSQYLVDQEDLLPTFSSTSQILHDHKNFSTATRDLSSSQNDTHAAAIKHDSSQRSYASTESDERGHWKRIAYPFELVKPGGVEGETTLKDINHQMLMSPSKPIPHPVGDSLTHSCISNRAFGISGKAVAALTRIHTQGRGSITIIRTKG
- the LOC100812343 gene encoding pentatricopeptide repeat-containing protein At5g48910 gives rise to the protein MNALMFQPNTASYYPRLDVPQIKACKSMRELKQVHAFLVKTGQTHDNAIATEILRLSATSDFRDIGYALSVFDQLPERNCFAWNTVIRALAETQDRHLDALLVFCQMLSEATVEPNQFTFPSVLKACAVMARLAEGKQVHGLLLKFGLVDDEFVVTNLLRMYVMCGSMEDANVLFYRNVEGVDDVRNLVRDERGREFNVVLCNVMVDGYARVGNLKAARELFDRMAQRSVVSWNVMISGYAQNGFYKEAIEIFHRMMQMGDVLPNRVTLVSVLPAISRLGVLELGKWVHLYAEKNKIRIDDVLGSALVDMYAKCGSIEKAIQVFERLPQNNVITWNAVIGGLAMHGKANDIFNYLSRMEKCGISPSDVTYIAILSACSHAGLVDEGRSFFNDMVNSVGLKPKIEHYGCMVDLLGRAGYLEEAEELILNMPMKPDDVIWKALLGASKMHKNIKIGMRAAEVLMQMAPHDSGAYVALSNMYASSGNWDGVAAVRLMMKDMDIRKDPGCSWIEIDGVIHEFLVEDDSHSRAKDIHSMLEEISNKLSLEGHMPDTTQVLLKMDEKHKESVLHYHSEKIAVAFGLISTPPKTPLCIVKNLRICEDCHSSMKLISKMYERKIVIRDRKRFHHFEHGSCSCMDYW